A window of Luteitalea sp. contains these coding sequences:
- a CDS encoding DUF3347 domain-containing protein has translation MTSFRFTTIVAAFVLSAMSLPAAQEGTTAAQAFEHYEAVRTALAGDTLKEVDTHAKALTPLAEELAGPAARKAGEQLASAKDIEAARLQFGTLSEALVPKFMEADLPGVKGFMCEMKKKPWVQQGEKVENPYYGKSMATCGTPMKAAK, from the coding sequence ATGACGAGTTTTCGATTCACGACCATTGTGGCGGCGTTCGTGCTCTCGGCGATGTCGTTGCCGGCCGCGCAAGAGGGCACTACGGCCGCGCAGGCATTCGAGCACTACGAGGCGGTGCGGACCGCCCTGGCCGGCGACACGCTGAAAGAAGTCGATACTCACGCGAAGGCCTTGACGCCCTTGGCAGAGGAGCTCGCCGGTCCTGCGGCTCGAAAGGCGGGCGAGCAGCTCGCGAGCGCAAAGGATATCGAGGCAGCGCGCCTCCAGTTCGGCACCCTCTCGGAGGCGCTTGTCCCAAAGTTCATGGAGGCCGATCTTCCAGGAGTGAAAGGCTTCATGTGTGAGATGAAGAAGAAGCCGTGGGTGCAGCAGGGCGAGAAGGTGGAGAACCCGTATTACGGGAAGTCCATGGCCACGTGCGGGACACCGATGAAGGCAGCGAAGTAG
- a CDS encoding TRASH domain-containing protein translates to MTHHARKTATVLGVLATVALFSACSRAAEPKEAGDQAALERVELERVCMVNDTAFERDQIPVKVNNTTYYGCCQMCEERLKTDQAVRLAVDPVTGDWVDKAGAVVAARPDQSVLYFSSEETLERYRKGERHDGGE, encoded by the coding sequence ATGACACACCACGCACGCAAAACGGCCACGGTCCTCGGCGTCCTTGCGACCGTGGCTCTCTTCTCGGCTTGTAGCCGAGCGGCTGAGCCGAAAGAGGCAGGCGATCAGGCCGCGCTCGAGCGCGTGGAGCTCGAGCGGGTCTGCATGGTCAACGATACCGCCTTCGAGCGCGATCAGATCCCGGTGAAGGTAAACAACACGACGTACTACGGCTGTTGCCAGATGTGCGAAGAACGCCTCAAGACGGACCAAGCCGTTCGCCTTGCCGTCGACCCGGTCACCGGCGACTGGGTGGACAAGGCGGGCGCGGTTGTTGCCGCCCGCCCCGACCAATCCGTCCTCTACTTCAGCAGCGAGGAGACCCTTGAACGCTATAGAAAGGGCGAGCGACACGACGGTGGTGAATGA
- a CDS encoding CusA/CzcA family heavy metal efflux RND transporter, giving the protein MNVDARTTRGEGLIARLISTSAINPWLTFVFVAALAVWGWYGMVRSPLDAIPDLSDVQVIVFTEWQGQSPDIVEDQITYPISTALLAAPRVQFVRGQSMFGLSFVYAIFEDGTDMYWARSRVLEYLNEVTAQLPEDVTPTLGPDATGVGWVFEYALVDESGRHDLQELRSLQDWNVRYALEGVPGVAEVASVGGFVKEYDILIDPNALLGYRIPLSKVVQAVRDSNREVGGQTLEVSEHEFMVRGRGYVTSTADLEAVPVGLGPGGTPVTVGDLATVRLGPAPRRGFAELGGRGESVGGIVVMRYGENALQVIERVRERLEEVERTLPEGVEVVTAYDRAPLIEASIETLTHTLIEEMVVVSIVIFLFLLHARSALVIIVTLPLAVLMSFIPMFYQGLTANIMSLGGIAVAIGAMVDAAIIIIENVHKRLEERAEAAKSEPEGANPSHLATIIHAMQETGPAIFFSLLVITVSFLPVFTLEGVEGRLFKPLAFTKTYSMAFAAILSVTLIPALSALVIRGKIRGEEHNPLSRWLTRLYGPVVRPVVRWPWPAIAISVVLLAVSVVPFSKLESEFMPPLNEGAILYMPTAPPGMSSGEAMQVLQSMDRQLATFPEVVSVFGKMGRARTATDPAPIGMVETVVVLKPREEWRPGLTWDALIAEMDEKLRYPGMPNIWWMPIQTRTEMLSTGIRAPLGIKVFGDDLTEIERASTAIEQVMAQIPGTRSAFADRATGGFYLDIQPDRRAAARYGLTVGDVNDVVMTAIGGMQISETVEGRERYPVAVRYARDFRESPASLRRVLVPTLTGAQVPLGQLASMSFATGPPMIRSEDARLVSYVFVDPGDQAIAAYVERARQVVAEQVDLPAGVRIEWAGQFTYFERAKAKLTVVLPVTLLIIVFLLYFSTKSLTEVGIILLAIPFSLIGAVWLLWALDYNLSVAVWVGLIALAGIDAETGVVMLLYLNLARERREREGRLRSFADLTDAIVEGAAQRIRPKFMTVMVLLLGLMPLMWSTGTGADVMKRIAAPMVGGIVSSFVLQLTVYPAIYAIWKRRRLQGAESGEEATS; this is encoded by the coding sequence ATGAACGTCGACGCTCGTACTACTCGTGGAGAGGGCCTCATCGCGCGGCTCATCTCCACGTCCGCCATCAACCCGTGGCTCACCTTTGTCTTCGTCGCTGCGCTGGCGGTGTGGGGCTGGTACGGGATGGTGCGCTCGCCGCTGGACGCCATTCCTGATCTCTCCGACGTGCAGGTGATCGTCTTCACCGAATGGCAGGGGCAGAGCCCCGACATCGTCGAAGACCAGATCACGTACCCGATCTCGACGGCGCTGCTGGCGGCGCCCAGAGTGCAGTTCGTGCGCGGCCAGTCGATGTTCGGGCTCTCCTTCGTCTACGCCATCTTCGAGGATGGCACCGACATGTACTGGGCGCGCTCGCGGGTGCTCGAATACCTGAACGAGGTGACCGCCCAGCTCCCGGAAGATGTCACGCCCACGCTGGGACCGGACGCCACGGGCGTTGGGTGGGTGTTCGAGTACGCGCTGGTGGATGAGAGCGGACGTCACGACCTGCAGGAGCTGCGCAGCCTGCAGGATTGGAATGTGCGCTATGCCCTCGAGGGCGTCCCGGGCGTCGCCGAGGTGGCCTCGGTTGGTGGCTTCGTGAAGGAGTACGACATCCTGATCGACCCCAACGCCCTGTTGGGTTACCGCATTCCGTTGTCGAAGGTGGTGCAAGCCGTTCGTGACTCGAACCGGGAGGTGGGTGGCCAGACCTTGGAGGTCTCCGAGCACGAGTTCATGGTGCGCGGCCGCGGCTATGTCACGTCGACGGCGGACCTGGAGGCCGTGCCTGTGGGGCTGGGGCCGGGCGGGACGCCGGTCACCGTGGGTGATCTGGCCACGGTGCGGTTGGGGCCGGCCCCGCGACGCGGCTTCGCCGAGCTGGGAGGGCGCGGCGAATCGGTCGGCGGGATCGTGGTGATGCGCTATGGCGAGAACGCGCTGCAAGTCATTGAGCGGGTCCGAGAACGCTTGGAAGAAGTGGAGCGGACGCTGCCCGAAGGCGTCGAGGTCGTCACCGCCTATGATCGGGCGCCCCTGATCGAAGCCTCGATCGAGACGCTGACCCACACGCTGATCGAAGAGATGGTCGTGGTGTCGATCGTGATCTTCCTCTTCCTGCTGCATGCGCGAAGCGCCCTGGTCATCATCGTCACGCTGCCCCTGGCGGTGCTGATGTCGTTCATCCCGATGTTCTACCAGGGCCTGACGGCCAACATCATGTCGTTGGGCGGCATCGCCGTGGCGATTGGCGCGATGGTGGACGCGGCGATCATCATCATCGAGAACGTCCACAAACGCCTCGAGGAGCGAGCCGAGGCGGCCAAGTCGGAGCCGGAGGGAGCGAATCCGTCTCACCTCGCGACGATCATTCATGCGATGCAGGAAACGGGACCGGCGATCTTTTTCTCGCTGCTGGTGATCACAGTCTCCTTCCTGCCGGTCTTCACGCTGGAAGGGGTGGAGGGCCGGCTCTTCAAGCCGCTCGCCTTCACCAAGACGTACTCGATGGCCTTTGCCGCGATCCTCTCGGTGACGCTCATCCCGGCGCTGTCCGCCTTGGTGATTCGCGGCAAGATTCGCGGCGAGGAGCACAACCCTTTGAGCCGGTGGCTGACCCGCCTCTACGGCCCGGTCGTGCGGCCCGTGGTGCGCTGGCCATGGCCGGCGATCGCCATCAGCGTCGTCCTGTTGGCGGTCTCGGTGGTGCCGTTCTCGAAGCTCGAGAGCGAGTTCATGCCGCCGCTCAACGAGGGGGCGATCCTTTATATGCCGACCGCGCCGCCCGGCATGTCGTCCGGCGAGGCGATGCAGGTGCTGCAGTCGATGGACCGCCAATTGGCGACGTTTCCGGAAGTGGTGAGCGTGTTCGGCAAGATGGGGCGGGCGCGCACGGCCACGGATCCCGCACCGATCGGCATGGTCGAGACGGTGGTCGTGCTCAAGCCGCGGGAGGAGTGGCGGCCAGGGTTGACCTGGGACGCGCTGATTGCCGAGATGGACGAGAAGCTCCGCTATCCCGGGATGCCGAACATCTGGTGGATGCCGATCCAGACGCGCACCGAAATGCTCTCGACCGGTATCCGGGCGCCACTCGGCATCAAAGTCTTCGGCGACGATCTGACGGAGATCGAGCGCGCCTCGACCGCCATCGAGCAGGTGATGGCGCAGATTCCGGGCACGCGCTCGGCGTTTGCCGACCGCGCCACCGGTGGCTTCTACTTGGACATCCAGCCAGACCGCCGTGCCGCGGCGCGCTACGGGCTCACCGTCGGCGACGTGAACGATGTCGTGATGACCGCGATCGGCGGGATGCAGATCAGCGAGACCGTGGAGGGGCGCGAACGCTACCCCGTGGCGGTGCGTTACGCCCGCGACTTCCGGGAGTCTCCCGCCAGCCTGCGCAGGGTCCTGGTGCCGACGCTCACGGGCGCACAGGTGCCGCTGGGCCAGTTGGCGAGCATGTCGTTCGCGACCGGTCCTCCGATGATTCGCTCCGAGGATGCCAGGTTGGTCAGCTATGTGTTCGTGGATCCGGGCGACCAGGCGATCGCGGCGTACGTGGAGCGCGCGCGACAGGTCGTGGCCGAGCAGGTCGATCTGCCGGCGGGCGTGCGCATCGAATGGGCCGGCCAGTTCACGTACTTCGAGCGGGCCAAGGCAAAGCTCACGGTGGTGCTGCCGGTAACGCTCCTCATTATCGTGTTCTTGCTGTACTTCAGCACCAAGTCGCTGACCGAGGTCGGGATCATCCTGCTCGCGATCCCCTTCTCGCTCATCGGTGCGGTGTGGCTGCTCTGGGCGCTGGATTACAACCTGAGCGTCGCGGTCTGGGTGGGCCTGATCGCCCTGGCGGGCATCGACGCCGAGACCGGCGTCGTGATGCTCCTCTATTTGAACCTGGCACGGGAGCGCCGCGAGCGAGAGGGACGCCTACGCTCGTTCGCGGATCTGACCGACGCGATCGTCGAGGGCGCCGCGCAGCGCATCCGGCCGAAGTTCATGACCGTGATGGTCCTGCTCTTGGGGCTCATGCCGCTCATGTGGTCCACTGGCACCGGCGCCGATGTGATGAAGCGCATCGCCGCGCCGATGGTTGGCGGCATCGTCAGCTCGTTCGTGCTGCAGCTCACCGTCTATCCGGCCATCTACGCCATCTGGAAGAGGCGACGCCTGCAGGGGGCCGAGTCAGGAGAGGAGGCGACCTCGTGA
- a CDS encoding efflux RND transporter periplasmic adaptor subunit, which yields MTTTRLLRFRPSGRWTARGALLLVAAIAAACSGTPGEPVEVHAGPYALTTHLNPDPPKESGGTLHLQVRDSKAEPVTGADVSVGYFMPAMGAMAAMKGNLDVEERDDGVYLAALDLPMEGNWRIDVAVAGTAGRGMAAYGLRVGGKGLKVEDSSGAPAASTQQSRTLPKEPYPAPVYESLSTAFTAYQEARAALAADKLEGVQPPATRAAQALAAAASGLTDRTAAAAVVTEAERTARSLANASNIEGARSAFGELSRALLLVASADERLTKGLTVWTCTMTKTFPKWIQREGEKENPYMGQKMPDCGEPSDWTVAAPTSLAEAQAHGQAAHGAKGGDDVAYYTCSMHPSVKSERPGTCPICSMDLVPVTEHEAATATIRIDPARRQEIGVRTERVARQSLSSQIRAVGMVVYDETRLTDVTLKIPGWIGELEVDEPGQYVRKGQTLFTLYSPELYATQEELLTAVRSQQAAAEAGSTRRVDYLVNAARKRLHLWNLSESQIDRIAETGELLEYLPIPSPASGYVVEKNVVAGAAVRPAERLFRIADIDRIWVEAEVYESELPLVEVGQRAIVTLPYAPGQAFAAKVSFIYPFLQGETRTGKIRVALPNPKLVLKPDMYANVTIERDLGDRLTVPEQAILYAGERSFVFLDLGDGQLRPKQVKTGLVADDRIEVLSGLNPGDVVVTSGNFLVAAEARLKMAMEQWQ from the coding sequence GGACCGCACGCGGCGCGTTACTCCTGGTGGCAGCGATCGCGGCTGCTTGCTCCGGCACGCCAGGCGAGCCGGTCGAGGTTCACGCAGGCCCCTATGCGCTGACCACACATCTCAATCCTGATCCACCCAAGGAGAGCGGCGGAACACTTCACTTGCAAGTGCGGGACTCCAAGGCCGAACCAGTCACCGGTGCCGACGTCTCTGTCGGCTATTTCATGCCGGCCATGGGGGCGATGGCCGCGATGAAGGGCAACTTGGACGTCGAGGAACGAGACGACGGGGTCTATCTCGCCGCGCTCGACCTGCCGATGGAGGGGAATTGGCGCATCGACGTCGCCGTGGCGGGCACAGCCGGTCGCGGCATGGCCGCCTACGGTCTGAGGGTCGGCGGCAAAGGGTTGAAGGTGGAGGACAGCTCAGGCGCGCCCGCCGCATCCACCCAGCAGTCCCGGACGCTCCCGAAGGAGCCCTACCCGGCACCGGTCTATGAGTCCCTGAGCACGGCCTTCACCGCGTATCAGGAGGCTCGCGCCGCGCTGGCGGCTGACAAGCTCGAGGGGGTTCAGCCGCCTGCCACGCGCGCGGCACAGGCGCTCGCGGCCGCCGCATCGGGACTGACGGACCGGACGGCCGCGGCGGCCGTGGTGACCGAAGCGGAACGCACGGCGCGCTCGCTGGCGAACGCCTCGAACATCGAAGGTGCCCGCTCAGCGTTCGGCGAGCTCTCGCGCGCGCTGCTCCTCGTGGCGAGCGCCGACGAGCGCCTTACCAAGGGGCTCACGGTCTGGACCTGCACGATGACCAAGACGTTTCCGAAGTGGATCCAGCGCGAAGGGGAGAAGGAGAACCCCTACATGGGCCAGAAGATGCCCGACTGTGGTGAGCCGAGCGATTGGACGGTTGCTGCACCGACAAGCCTAGCGGAGGCGCAGGCTCATGGGCAGGCGGCACACGGCGCGAAGGGGGGAGATGACGTCGCCTATTACACGTGCTCGATGCATCCGTCAGTGAAATCTGAGAGGCCGGGCACCTGCCCAATCTGCTCGATGGACCTGGTTCCGGTGACCGAGCACGAAGCGGCCACGGCGACGATCCGCATCGACCCCGCGCGGCGTCAGGAGATCGGCGTGAGGACTGAGCGCGTCGCTCGTCAGTCGCTCTCGAGCCAGATTCGCGCGGTGGGCATGGTGGTCTATGACGAGACCCGCCTGACCGACGTGACGTTGAAGATTCCTGGCTGGATCGGCGAGCTCGAGGTTGACGAGCCGGGCCAGTACGTGCGCAAGGGGCAGACGCTCTTCACGCTCTACAGCCCCGAGCTCTACGCGACGCAAGAGGAGCTGCTCACCGCCGTGAGGAGCCAGCAAGCCGCGGCCGAGGCGGGCTCGACGCGCCGGGTGGACTATCTCGTGAACGCGGCGCGCAAACGGCTCCATCTGTGGAACCTCTCGGAATCTCAGATCGATCGGATCGCAGAGACGGGCGAGCTGCTCGAGTACCTACCCATCCCGTCGCCGGCCTCCGGCTACGTGGTGGAGAAGAACGTCGTGGCCGGGGCCGCGGTCCGGCCAGCCGAACGACTGTTTCGGATTGCCGACATCGATCGAATCTGGGTCGAGGCGGAGGTCTACGAGTCCGAGCTGCCACTGGTGGAGGTCGGGCAGCGGGCGATCGTAACGCTGCCCTACGCGCCAGGACAGGCGTTTGCGGCGAAGGTGTCGTTTATCTATCCCTTCCTGCAAGGGGAAACCCGCACAGGCAAGATCCGCGTCGCGCTGCCCAATCCGAAGCTGGTGTTGAAGCCCGATATGTATGCCAACGTGACGATCGAGCGCGACCTGGGCGATCGGCTCACCGTGCCGGAGCAGGCGATCCTCTACGCGGGCGAACGCTCCTTCGTGTTCCTCGATCTCGGTGACGGCCAGCTACGGCCCAAGCAGGTGAAGACCGGTCTGGTCGCCGATGACCGCATCGAGGTCCTCTCTGGCCTCAATCCTGGGGACGTGGTCGTGACCTCAGGCAACTTCTTGGTGGCGGCCGAGGCGCGGCTCAAGATGGCCATGGAGCAGTGGCAATGA